A genomic region of Photobacterium swingsii contains the following coding sequences:
- the pgm gene encoding phosphoglucomutase (alpha-D-glucose-1,6-bisphosphate-dependent) produces the protein MAIHPRAGQQAQQEDMHNIPALVANYFLIEPNANNPHQAVAFGTSGHRGTADKGTFNQHHIWAIAQAVAEVRAENGVTGPLFLGKDTHALSEPAFTSTLEVLVANGVQVIIQQGKGYTPTPGISHSILCHNKANTAKADGIVITPSHNPPQDGGIKYNPVHGGPAEGELTTAIEARANEIIANGLVDVKRVAIEAAFASELVVEQDLVAPYVDDLVNVIDMAAIQKANLTLGVDPLGGSGIEYWRQIAAHYGLDLTLVNESIDPSFRFMSLDKDGVVRMDCSSPYAMAGLLAHKDKYDLAFGNDPDYDRHGIVTPAGLMNPNHFLAVCIDYLYRHRPEWRAEVAVGKTLVSSALIDRVVADLGRELCEVPVGFKWFVNGLYSGKLGFGGEESAGASFLRADGTPWSTDKDGILLCLLAAEITAVTGKNPHEYYLDLVAKHGESQYNRLQAVANGEQKAVLSKLSPEMVAAETLAGDPITARLTHASGNGAAIGGLKVTTDNGWFAARPSGTEDIYKIYCESFKGEEHLRLIETEAQEIVSKVFADAGL, from the coding sequence ATGGCGATTCATCCTCGTGCTGGGCAGCAAGCCCAGCAAGAAGATATGCATAACATTCCAGCGTTAGTGGCGAATTACTTCTTAATTGAACCTAATGCTAATAATCCGCACCAAGCCGTTGCTTTCGGGACATCAGGTCACCGTGGTACGGCAGATAAAGGCACGTTTAATCAGCATCACATTTGGGCAATTGCTCAAGCGGTTGCTGAAGTTCGTGCTGAAAATGGTGTAACAGGTCCGCTTTTCTTAGGTAAAGATACTCACGCATTATCAGAGCCTGCATTTACCTCAACGCTCGAAGTGTTGGTGGCTAATGGCGTTCAAGTCATTATCCAACAAGGTAAAGGTTATACCCCAACACCGGGTATTTCGCATTCTATTCTTTGCCATAATAAAGCGAACACAGCCAAGGCGGATGGTATTGTTATCACGCCTTCACACAACCCACCGCAAGATGGCGGCATTAAGTACAACCCTGTACACGGTGGCCCTGCTGAAGGTGAGTTAACAACTGCGATTGAAGCACGTGCGAATGAAATCATTGCGAATGGTTTAGTAGACGTAAAACGTGTTGCAATCGAAGCCGCTTTTGCGAGTGAGCTTGTGGTTGAACAAGACTTGGTCGCTCCTTATGTTGATGATCTTGTAAACGTTATCGACATGGCAGCGATTCAAAAAGCCAACCTAACCCTTGGCGTTGATCCACTAGGCGGTTCAGGTATTGAATACTGGCGTCAGATTGCGGCGCATTATGGTTTAGATCTGACCCTTGTTAATGAATCAATTGATCCATCATTCCGCTTCATGTCATTGGATAAAGATGGCGTGGTGCGTATGGACTGTTCTTCACCGTATGCAATGGCTGGTTTACTGGCGCACAAAGACAAGTACGATCTTGCTTTTGGTAATGACCCAGATTACGACCGCCACGGTATTGTTACGCCAGCTGGCCTAATGAACCCAAACCACTTCTTAGCGGTATGTATTGATTACTTATACCGCCATCGTCCTGAGTGGCGCGCGGAAGTTGCAGTGGGTAAAACACTGGTATCAAGTGCTTTAATCGACCGTGTGGTTGCCGATCTTGGCCGTGAACTGTGTGAAGTCCCTGTTGGCTTTAAATGGTTTGTGAACGGTTTATACTCAGGCAAACTTGGTTTTGGTGGCGAAGAGAGTGCAGGCGCATCTTTCTTACGCGCTGATGGTACGCCTTGGTCTACTGATAAAGATGGTATTTTGCTTTGCCTGCTTGCGGCTGAAATTACAGCAGTGACAGGTAAAAACCCGCATGAATACTACCTTGATTTAGTGGCTAAGCATGGTGAGTCTCAGTACAACCGCTTACAAGCGGTTGCGAATGGTGAGCAAAAAGCGGTACTAAGCAAACTGTCACCAGAAATGGTAGCGGCAGAAACGCTAGCGGGTGATCCAATTACTGCACGCTTAACTCATGCATCGGGTAATGGCGCAGCAATTGGTGGCCTAAAAGTGACTACCGATAATGGTTGGTTCGCTGCTCGTCCATCGGGCACTGAAGATATCTACAAAATTTACTGTGAAAGTTTTAAAGGCGAAGAGCACCTTCGTTTAATTGAAACCGAAGCACAAGAAATTGTAAGTAAAGTATTTGCAGACGCAGGTTTGTAA
- a CDS encoding DUF1853 family protein: MKTQLCYDDIQQIASDFNALLTLPPLTDQQPFQIDDAWLTQFKHKARLPCINTYEGNRRLGFYYQWLWLQLIEAHPNYVLVADEIQLNWHQRTLGAIDFLVNNTQTNELEHWEVAIKFYLAYQGQWLGPNANDNLDKKTARMVEHQLNLTDHPAYLGALTDQYGAVTQKRLIMQGRLFHHYQGKETGSTIAIHPDATTGLWCFKHQANTLLDQGKQFRPLKKPQWISPPAFNDLSVPLDLTALTTPTQVVDQMNTIWFIVPDHWPLHNRDIEFKQ; encoded by the coding sequence ATGAAAACACAACTTTGTTATGACGACATCCAACAAATCGCAAGCGACTTCAATGCGCTATTAACCCTTCCACCATTAACTGATCAACAGCCATTCCAAATTGATGATGCTTGGCTGACACAGTTCAAACACAAGGCGCGACTCCCCTGTATCAATACTTACGAAGGGAATCGACGCTTAGGGTTTTACTATCAATGGCTTTGGCTTCAACTGATTGAAGCTCACCCAAACTACGTACTTGTCGCAGATGAAATACAACTAAATTGGCACCAACGAACACTAGGGGCCATTGATTTTCTGGTTAACAATACACAAACCAACGAACTAGAACATTGGGAAGTGGCCATTAAATTTTATCTGGCGTATCAAGGGCAATGGCTAGGACCAAATGCGAACGATAATCTCGATAAAAAAACAGCACGCATGGTCGAGCATCAACTCAATTTAACCGATCATCCAGCCTATCTGGGGGCATTGACTGATCAATATGGCGCAGTCACGCAAAAGCGACTCATCATGCAAGGGCGCTTATTTCATCATTATCAAGGAAAAGAAACAGGCTCGACTATCGCCATTCACCCTGATGCGACAACAGGACTATGGTGCTTTAAGCATCAAGCCAATACGCTGTTAGACCAGGGAAAGCAATTTAGGCCACTTAAGAAGCCCCAGTGGATATCTCCGCCCGCGTTCAATGACTTATCCGTCCCACTCGATCTCACTGCGCTAACAACACCCACACAAGTTGTCGATCAAATGAATACCATATGGTTCATCGTGCCAGATCATTGGCCGCTGCATAATCGTGATATCGAGTTCAAACAATAA
- a CDS encoding Nif3-like dinuclear metal center hexameric protein, giving the protein MNNLQLESVLNKLLSPHLIKDYCPNGLQVEGKAEVKKIVTGVTACQALIDRAIEENADALVVHHGFFWKGEASEIRGMKYRRIKALMDNGINLYAYHLPLDVHSELGNNAQLAQLLGVDVLGGLEEGNPKSVAIYGQLEEPLTGDELAARIAMTLHREPLHIGDNAPTKIKTLGWCTGGGQDFIELAAQKGLDAFISGEVSERTTHIARELGIHYFGAGHHATERYGVKALGEWLAKEHQFDVTFIDIDNPV; this is encoded by the coding sequence ATGAATAATTTACAACTAGAATCGGTATTAAATAAACTACTTAGCCCCCACTTAATCAAAGATTACTGCCCAAATGGCTTACAGGTTGAAGGTAAGGCTGAAGTTAAAAAAATTGTGACTGGCGTAACGGCTTGTCAGGCATTAATCGATCGTGCGATTGAAGAAAATGCTGATGCTTTAGTGGTGCATCATGGTTTTTTCTGGAAAGGTGAAGCTTCTGAAATTCGAGGCATGAAATATCGCCGAATCAAAGCTTTGATGGATAACGGTATTAATTTGTACGCTTATCATTTGCCGTTAGATGTCCATTCAGAGCTTGGTAACAATGCGCAACTTGCTCAATTGTTGGGTGTTGATGTGCTTGGCGGTTTGGAAGAGGGTAATCCGAAATCAGTGGCAATTTATGGTCAACTAGAAGAACCATTAACAGGTGATGAGTTGGCGGCACGTATAGCGATGACCTTACACCGTGAGCCTCTCCATATCGGTGATAACGCACCGACTAAAATTAAAACACTTGGCTGGTGTACTGGTGGTGGCCAAGACTTTATTGAATTAGCAGCACAGAAAGGGCTGGATGCGTTTATCTCAGGTGAAGTATCCGAACGTACAACGCACATTGCACGTGAATTAGGCATTCATTACTTCGGTGCTGGTCATCATGCGACAGAGCGCTATGGGGTGAAAGCACTCGGTGAGTGGTTGGCGAAAGAGCATCAATTTGATGTGACTTTCATTGATATTGATAACCCTGTTTAG
- a CDS encoding citrate synthase, translated as MADKNATLHIEGKAPIELPIIGGTQGPEVIDVRKLGANGYFTFDPGFLATASCESQITYIDGDKGILLHRGYPIDQLANNADYLEVCYVLLYGEVPTREEYENFRTTVTRHTMVHEQIASFFHGFRRDAHPMAVMCGVVGALAAFYHDSLDINNDEHREITAFRLLSKMPTLASMCYKYSIGQPFIFPRNDLDYAENFLHMMFATPCEEYEVSPVVARAMDKIFTLHADHEQNASTSTVRLAGSSGANPFACIAAGIASLWGPAHGGANEACLKMLEEIGSVDQIPEYIDRAKDKDDPFRLMGFGHRVYKNYDPRATVMREACHEVLEELNIQDPLLDVAMELERIALSDPYFIDKKLYPNVDFYSGIILKAIGIPVSMFTVIFAMSRTVGWIAHWSEMHADPTNRIGRPRQLYTGYTQREFQPIHERE; from the coding sequence ATGGCAGATAAGAACGCTACTCTTCATATTGAAGGGAAGGCTCCTATCGAATTGCCGATTATCGGGGGCACTCAGGGGCCAGAGGTAATTGATGTGCGTAAACTGGGCGCTAACGGTTACTTCACATTTGACCCTGGTTTTCTAGCCACTGCTTCGTGTGAATCACAAATCACCTACATTGATGGTGATAAAGGTATTCTTCTGCACCGCGGCTACCCTATTGATCAACTCGCCAACAATGCTGATTACCTTGAAGTTTGTTACGTCCTATTATATGGCGAAGTACCAACGCGCGAAGAGTATGAAAACTTCCGTACGACTGTGACTCGTCACACTATGGTACACGAGCAAATTGCGAGCTTTTTCCATGGATTCCGTCGTGATGCACACCCGATGGCAGTTATGTGTGGTGTGGTTGGGGCTCTTGCCGCCTTCTATCATGATTCATTAGACATTAATAACGACGAGCACCGTGAGATCACGGCCTTCCGTCTATTGTCTAAAATGCCAACATTAGCATCGATGTGTTACAAATATTCCATTGGCCAACCGTTCATCTTCCCTCGTAATGATCTTGATTATGCAGAAAACTTCCTGCACATGATGTTCGCGACCCCTTGTGAAGAGTACGAAGTAAGCCCTGTTGTTGCACGTGCTATGGATAAGATTTTCACACTGCATGCCGATCACGAACAAAATGCATCCACCTCAACCGTACGTCTTGCGGGTTCTTCTGGTGCTAACCCATTTGCTTGTATTGCTGCGGGTATTGCATCACTTTGGGGGCCTGCACATGGTGGTGCTAACGAAGCCTGCCTGAAGATGCTCGAAGAAATTGGCAGTGTTGATCAAATCCCTGAATACATTGATCGCGCTAAAGATAAAGATGACCCGTTCCGCCTAATGGGCTTCGGTCACCGTGTTTACAAAAACTATGACCCACGTGCAACAGTCATGCGTGAAGCATGTCATGAAGTACTGGAAGAGCTTAACATCCAAGATCCGCTTCTCGATGTCGCGATGGAACTTGAACGCATTGCACTTTCAGACCCATACTTTATTGATAAGAAACTATACCCGAACGTCGATTTCTACTCAGGTATTATCCTGAAAGCGATCGGTATTCCAGTCTCTATGTTTACCGTTATTTTCGCGATGTCGCGTACTGTCGGCTGGATTGCACACTGGAGTGAAATGCACGCTGATCCTACAAACCGTATCGGTCGTCCTCGTCAACTTTATACCGGTTACACTCAACGTGAATTCCAACCAATTCACGAGCGTGAATAA
- the sdhC gene encoding succinate dehydrogenase cytochrome b556 subunit, with amino-acid sequence MTVKVKKPRPVNLDLQTIRFPLTAIASIVHRVSGVITFVSISILLWLLNMSLSSPEGFASAADIVDSFFVKFVLWGILTALFYHIVVGIRHLLMDMGYFEEMETGIASAKVSFAITAVLSVFAGGLVW; translated from the coding sequence ATGACCGTGAAAGTAAAAAAGCCAAGACCTGTCAACCTCGACCTACAGACGATTCGCTTTCCTCTGACTGCGATTGCGTCAATCGTACACCGTGTATCCGGCGTGATTACGTTTGTTTCTATTTCTATCCTATTGTGGCTGCTCAACATGTCACTCTCTTCCCCTGAAGGCTTTGCAAGCGCTGCCGACATCGTCGATAGCTTCTTTGTGAAATTTGTATTGTGGGGAATTCTAACAGCATTGTTTTATCACATCGTTGTTGGTATCCGTCATTTACTGATGGATATGGGATATTTTGAAGAAATGGAAACTGGGATTGCAAGCGCGAAAGTCAGCTTCGCAATTACAGCGGTACTTTCTGTTTTTGCAGGAGGTTTAGTATGGTAG
- the sdhD gene encoding succinate dehydrogenase, hydrophobic membrane anchor protein has protein sequence MVGNVSTVGRNGIHDFILIRATALILTLYTFYMVGFFAFGPELTFETWSAFFGQLNTRVFTLLALLSILVHAWIGLWQVLTDYIKPAALRAGLQFGVVAVLLVYLFSGFLIVWGA, from the coding sequence ATGGTAGGTAATGTTTCAACTGTCGGCCGTAATGGCATACACGACTTTATTCTAATTCGTGCAACTGCACTGATCCTTACACTTTACACCTTCTATATGGTCGGATTCTTCGCATTTGGTCCGGAACTAACGTTTGAAACGTGGTCAGCTTTCTTTGGCCAGCTAAATACCCGTGTTTTCACGTTGTTAGCGTTACTTTCGATCTTAGTTCATGCGTGGATTGGCCTGTGGCAAGTACTCACTGATTACATAAAACCAGCGGCTTTACGTGCTGGGCTCCAATTTGGGGTAGTTGCTGTTCTTCTTGTTTACCTGTTTTCAGGTTTCTTAATTGTGTGGGGTGCGTAA